From a single Anaerobranca gottschalkii DSM 13577 genomic region:
- the ruvB gene encoding Holliday junction branch migration DNA helicase RuvB, producing MEGRIVSANIQREDIDNNTELSLRPKGLAEYIGQNKVKENLAIFIQAAKARKEALDHVLLYGPPGLGKTTLANIIANEMGAGFKVTSGPTIERAGDLAAILSSLQPYDILFIDEIHRLNRAVEEVLYPAMEDFALDIMLGKGPGAQSVRIEIPPFTLVGATTRAGSLSSPLRDRFGVVSKLEFYDEEQLKEIVLRASKILGVQITDDGAGEIARRSRGTPRIANRILKRVRDFAQVKGEGVIDLKTAKEGLNLLEIDELGLDKTDRIIIDTIIECFGGGPVGVESLAATISEEVNTIEDVYEPFLLQIGLISRTPRGRIVTAKGYQHLGKLHKYKLEGGADE from the coding sequence TTGGAAGGAAGGATTGTTTCAGCCAATATCCAACGGGAAGATATAGATAATAATACAGAACTATCCCTAAGACCTAAAGGATTAGCAGAATATATAGGTCAAAACAAAGTTAAGGAAAATTTAGCTATATTTATTCAAGCAGCTAAGGCTAGGAAAGAAGCTTTAGATCATGTTTTGCTGTACGGTCCCCCTGGTTTAGGGAAAACCACATTGGCTAATATCATTGCAAATGAAATGGGAGCAGGATTTAAGGTTACTTCAGGGCCAACCATTGAAAGGGCAGGGGATTTAGCGGCAATTCTCTCTAGTTTACAGCCCTATGATATACTCTTTATCGATGAAATTCATCGCTTAAATAGGGCAGTAGAAGAGGTGTTATACCCTGCCATGGAAGATTTTGCCTTAGATATTATGTTAGGTAAAGGGCCAGGAGCCCAATCAGTTAGAATTGAAATACCACCTTTTACTTTAGTGGGAGCAACTACTAGGGCAGGATCTTTATCATCTCCTTTAAGGGATAGATTTGGAGTAGTAAGTAAATTAGAATTTTATGATGAAGAACAGCTCAAGGAAATTGTGTTAAGGGCTAGTAAAATTTTAGGTGTACAAATCACCGATGATGGGGCTGGGGAAATAGCAAGGCGTTCAAGGGGAACCCCAAGAATAGCTAATAGAATCTTAAAAAGAGTTCGGGATTTTGCTCAAGTTAAAGGAGAAGGTGTTATTGATCTTAAAACAGCAAAGGAAGGCTTGAATTTATTGGAGATTGATGAATTAGGCCTTGATAAAACCGATAGAATTATTATTGATACTATTATCGAATGTTTTGGAGGAGGACCTGTAGGGGTAGAAAGTTTAGCTGCTACTATTAGTGAGGAAGTTAATACTATAGAAGACGTTTACGAACCTTTTTTACTTCAAATAGGTTTGATTAGTCGAACTCCAAGGGGTAGAATAGTAACAGCAAAAGGATATCAACACTTAGGGAAACTCCATAAATATAAACTTGAGGGTGGTGCCGATGAATAG
- the ruvC gene encoding crossover junction endodeoxyribonuclease RuvC produces MRIMGIDPGLAIVGFGIIDIDGRKVKVVDYGTVQTDSSLSYTDRLLCVGNSLEKILKIYQPDAVAIEELFFNKNSKTAFAISQVRGVIIYTVLKKKIPLFEYTPLQVKQGVVGYGRATKNQVQLMVKTLLNLKEIPKPDDAADGLAVALCHKNFLNLNSITLQGVIK; encoded by the coding sequence ATGAGAATAATGGGGATCGACCCTGGTTTAGCTATAGTTGGTTTTGGAATTATCGATATAGATGGTAGAAAAGTTAAAGTAGTAGATTATGGTACGGTACAAACTGACAGTTCCTTAAGTTATACCGATAGATTACTTTGTGTAGGGAATTCACTGGAAAAAATATTAAAAATTTATCAGCCCGATGCTGTAGCAATAGAAGAATTGTTTTTTAATAAGAACTCGAAAACAGCCTTTGCCATCAGTCAAGTTAGGGGAGTTATTATTTACACTGTATTAAAAAAGAAAATTCCCCTTTTTGAATATACTCCTTTACAAGTTAAGCAAGGAGTTGTAGGATATGGAAGGGCTACTAAAAATCAAGTACAGTTAATGGTTAAAACCCTCTTAAACTTAAAGGAGATTCCCAAACCCGATGATGCTGCAGACGGATTGGCCGTTGCTTTATGCCATAAGAATTTTTTAAACTTAAACAGTATAACTTTACAGGGAGTGATTAAATGA
- a CDS encoding alpha/beta-type small acid-soluble spore protein, translating into MAKRKHLIPEASSVMERFKYETAEELGLADKVRKVGWKNMTSRECGMVGGMMVKKMIAAMEKLNEER; encoded by the coding sequence ATGGCTAAAAGAAAGCACCTTATACCTGAAGCATCCAGTGTAATGGAACGTTTCAAGTATGAAACAGCAGAAGAGCTAGGTTTAGCCGATAAAGTCCGTAAAGTTGGTTGGAAAAACATGACATCTCGGGAATGTGGAATGGTTGGTGGCATGATGGTTAAAAAAATGATTGCTGCCATGGAAAAATTAAATGAAGAGAGATAG
- a CDS encoding chromate transporter, which yields MLFQLFFSFFKVGSFTFGGGYAMLPVIQREVVEHRGWVDEKEFLEVLGVSQSGPGAVAINTAIYLGYKIHGIPGSIAATLGVVTPSFLIILAIATLLQFVVYHPVGQGFFAGIRPAVVGLLISVTINMFKKLEGIHSWFLFFLSALSLIFFSTHPAFIILFSALYGGIFLSKNIVKVRGE from the coding sequence TTGCTTTTTCAACTATTTTTTTCTTTTTTTAAAGTAGGTTCTTTTACTTTTGGCGGAGGATATGCCATGCTCCCCGTTATTCAAAGGGAGGTAGTTGAACACCGAGGTTGGGTGGATGAAAAAGAGTTTTTAGAAGTTTTAGGTGTTAGTCAATCAGGTCCAGGGGCCGTTGCAATTAATACTGCAATTTATTTAGGTTATAAAATTCATGGAATACCTGGGAGTATTGCAGCAACCTTAGGAGTTGTTACACCTTCTTTTTTAATTATCTTAGCCATTGCTACCCTTTTACAATTTGTAGTTTACCATCCAGTAGGGCAAGGATTTTTTGCTGGTATACGACCAGCTGTTGTAGGATTATTAATTTCTGTGACAATTAATATGTTTAAAAAGTTAGAGGGTATTCATAGTTGGTTTTTATTTTTCCTTTCAGCTTTATCCCTTATATTTTTTTCCACTCATCCCGCTTTTATTATTTTATTCTCTGCCCTTTACGGCGGAATATTTTTAAGTAAAAATATTGTAAAAGTAAGGGGTGAGTAA
- the asnB gene encoding asparagine synthase (glutamine-hydrolyzing) has translation MCGINGLYYFNQQTGDINNLIRKMAEKMIHRGPDSDGFYVDKGVALGFRRLSIIDIEGANQPLYSENGKIKLLCNGEIYNFKELRQKLIKKGHVFSTKGDAETIIHLYEEYGKDLVHHLRGMFAFILYDSSKEEFLVGRDFFGIKPLYYYVDEEKFACSSELKSLLDIIPSRELDGESLAYYLTYQYVPFEKTMVKNILKLLPGHLMIINKKGVKIERYWKPQFNPVDKPKEEYKEEIKEILLDSVSVHMQSDVPIGCFLSSGIDSTAIACLMSKFRRINTFSVGFEGPNNECIYSSQTAEFLNSIHHKWVIKEEEYFNSIPDFIHFIDEPVADPSAIALYLVSKLASTKVKVVLSGEGADELFAGYGIYQEPLALKRFEILPDSLKKGLNKIIKPLPNFYGKNYLLRGTTPLTHRFLGNAKIFTDEVKDILVNKNLAYKGPFELVKDIYEDYKDLDPVKQMQIIDIYTWLPGDILTKGDKMSMANSLELRVPFLDIEVFKVASQIPTEYSITPTQTKAILREALADIVPDFIVNRKKLGFPVPIAKFLRDKQGQEVLKTIKLSGIGKYINLDYIERLFKIHQKGKADYGRKLWTIYILALWYKMHIKNDSINDTRHISLFKETTKIGKI, from the coding sequence ATGTGTGGCATAAACGGATTATATTATTTTAATCAACAAACAGGCGATATAAATAATCTAATTAGGAAAATGGCAGAAAAAATGATTCATCGTGGACCAGATAGTGATGGCTTTTATGTAGATAAGGGGGTTGCTTTAGGTTTTCGTCGTTTGTCAATTATCGATATTGAAGGTGCTAACCAACCTTTATATAGCGAAAATGGTAAAATAAAGTTATTGTGTAACGGAGAAATCTATAACTTTAAAGAGTTAAGACAAAAACTGATAAAAAAAGGTCATGTTTTTTCTACAAAAGGGGATGCAGAGACAATTATTCACTTGTATGAAGAATATGGTAAAGATTTAGTACATCACTTAAGGGGAATGTTCGCCTTTATATTATATGATAGCAGTAAAGAAGAGTTTTTGGTTGGTAGGGACTTCTTTGGTATTAAACCATTGTATTACTATGTAGATGAAGAAAAATTTGCTTGTTCTTCTGAATTAAAGAGTCTCTTAGACATTATTCCTTCTCGGGAGCTAGATGGGGAAAGTTTAGCATATTACTTAACTTATCAATATGTTCCCTTTGAAAAAACAATGGTCAAAAATATTTTAAAACTTCTACCTGGTCATTTAATGATCATTAATAAAAAGGGTGTTAAAATTGAAAGATACTGGAAACCCCAATTTAATCCTGTTGATAAACCTAAAGAGGAATATAAAGAAGAAATTAAGGAAATTTTATTGGATTCTGTTTCTGTTCATATGCAAAGCGATGTTCCAATAGGTTGTTTTTTATCATCAGGTATTGATTCTACCGCTATTGCTTGCTTAATGAGCAAATTTAGACGGATTAATACATTTTCTGTAGGCTTTGAAGGACCTAATAATGAGTGTATCTATTCTTCCCAAACAGCTGAATTTTTAAATTCTATCCACCATAAATGGGTAATTAAAGAAGAAGAATATTTTAATAGTATTCCTGATTTCATTCACTTTATTGATGAACCAGTAGCTGATCCTTCTGCTATTGCCCTTTACTTAGTCTCTAAATTAGCATCTACTAAAGTAAAAGTTGTGTTATCCGGTGAAGGTGCTGATGAGCTATTTGCTGGTTATGGAATTTACCAAGAACCTTTAGCATTAAAAAGATTTGAAATTTTACCTGATAGTTTAAAAAAGGGCTTAAATAAAATAATTAAACCCCTTCCTAACTTTTATGGTAAAAATTATTTGTTAAGGGGAACAACTCCTTTAACCCATAGATTTTTAGGAAATGCTAAAATCTTTACCGATGAAGTAAAAGATATTTTAGTAAATAAAAACTTAGCATATAAAGGCCCCTTTGAATTAGTTAAAGATATTTATGAAGATTATAAAGACTTAGACCCTGTAAAACAGATGCAAATAATTGATATTTATACTTGGTTACCAGGAGATATATTAACAAAGGGTGACAAAATGTCTATGGCAAATTCTTTAGAGTTAAGGGTTCCATTTTTAGATATTGAAGTTTTTAAAGTTGCCAGTCAAATTCCCACTGAATATTCCATAACTCCAACACAAACTAAAGCTATTTTAAGGGAAGCTTTAGCTGATATAGTCCCAGATTTTATTGTTAATAGGAAAAAGTTAGGTTTCCCTGTTCCAATAGCTAAATTTTTAAGGGATAAACAAGGGCAAGAAGTATTAAAAACTATTAAACTTAGTGGTATTGGGAAATATATAAATCTTGATTATATTGAAAGATTATTTAAGATTCATCAAAAGGGTAAAGCTGATTACGGTCGAAAACTCTGGACAATATATATTTTAGCCCTATGGTATAAAATGCATATAAAAAATGATAGTATCAATGATACTCGACATATCTCCTTATTTAAAGAAACAACTAAAATAGGTAAAATTTAA
- the queA gene encoding tRNA preQ1(34) S-adenosylmethionine ribosyltransferase-isomerase QueA, translating into MELKDFDFYLPEHLIAQQPTKKRDESRLLVLYKKEKKIEHKKFFQCIDYLNPEDLLIFNDTKVLPARLFGQKESGAKVEVMLLNEVGQGKWECLAKPGKKLKVGSKVVFPLGLEGVVEGDTDFGGKRIQFNKHSGEFLETIDKIGELPLPPYIKEKPEDYNRYQTVYAKKEGAVAAPTAGLHFTEELLNKIREKGIQTAFVTLHVGLGTFRPVQVDNILEHKMHSEFYSLPQETVEAIERCKKNNGRVIAVGTTVVRTLETVGSTEEKLKAKSGWTDIFIYPGYNFKVVDGLFTNFHLPKSTLIMLVSAFAGRETTLWAYEQAVKEGYRFFSFGDSMLII; encoded by the coding sequence ATGGAATTAAAGGATTTTGATTTCTATTTACCAGAACATTTGATAGCACAACAGCCAACTAAAAAGCGGGATGAGTCCCGCCTGTTAGTCCTTTATAAAAAAGAGAAAAAAATAGAACACAAAAAATTTTTTCAGTGTATAGACTATTTAAATCCAGAAGATTTATTGATTTTTAATGATACAAAAGTATTACCGGCGAGACTGTTTGGGCAAAAAGAATCAGGAGCAAAGGTTGAAGTAATGCTATTAAATGAAGTGGGTCAAGGTAAATGGGAATGCTTAGCAAAGCCAGGGAAAAAGCTAAAGGTTGGGAGTAAAGTGGTGTTTCCCCTTGGTTTAGAAGGGGTAGTTGAAGGTGATACGGATTTTGGAGGGAAAAGAATCCAGTTTAATAAACATAGTGGAGAGTTTCTAGAAACTATTGATAAAATTGGGGAATTACCTTTACCACCATATATAAAGGAAAAACCAGAAGATTATAACCGTTATCAAACGGTTTATGCAAAAAAAGAGGGCGCTGTTGCTGCACCTACTGCAGGTCTTCACTTCACTGAAGAGCTTTTGAATAAAATTAGGGAAAAAGGAATACAAACGGCCTTTGTCACTTTACATGTAGGATTGGGAACTTTCCGACCTGTTCAAGTTGATAATATTTTAGAACACAAAATGCATAGTGAATTTTATTCACTCCCTCAGGAAACAGTTGAGGCCATAGAAAGATGTAAAAAAAATAATGGTAGAGTTATAGCAGTTGGTACAACAGTTGTAAGAACCTTAGAAACTGTAGGGAGTACTGAAGAAAAACTTAAAGCCAAGTCTGGGTGGACTGATATCTTTATCTATCCGGGATATAATTTTAAAGTAGTAGATGGATTGTTTACTAATTTTCATCTACCAAAAAGTACTTTAATTATGTTAGTCAGTGCTTTTGCGGGTAGAGAGACTACTTTATGGGCTTATGAACAAGCAGTGAAGGAAGGATATAGATTTTTTAGCTTTGGAGATAGTATGCTAATCATTTAA
- the tgt gene encoding tRNA guanosine(34) transglycosylase Tgt, producing MAVKYTLLKQCPDTGARAGILHTPHGDIETPIFMPVGTLATVKTMEPKDLKEIGAQIILSNTYHLYLRPGHQLVEKAGGLHKFMNWDRPILTDSGGFQVFSLGDLRKISEEGVEFRSHLDGSKHFFTPEKVMEIQNALGSDIIMAFDECIPYPATYEYAKNSLERTTRWLKRCIAAHKNPHSQALFGIIQGGMYLDLRTQSAEEILALDLPGYAVGGLSVGEPKEEMYKVLEHTVPMMPKDKPRYLMGVGSDDALLEGVYRGIDMFDCVLPTRIARNGTAMTSHGRVVVRNAAYSEDFTPLDHNCDCYVCQNFTRAYIRHLVKCNEILGLKLISYHNLYYLLDFMRKIRQSILDGTFPQYYKEKIKLINEGREKQCKDY from the coding sequence GTGGCAGTAAAATATACATTATTAAAACAATGTCCAGATACAGGAGCTAGAGCAGGAATTCTTCATACACCCCATGGAGATATTGAAACACCTATATTTATGCCAGTAGGAACTTTAGCAACAGTAAAGACTATGGAACCTAAAGATTTAAAAGAAATAGGTGCTCAAATTATTTTAAGCAATACATACCATTTATACTTAAGACCTGGGCATCAATTAGTAGAAAAAGCCGGTGGTCTCCATAAATTTATGAACTGGGATAGACCTATCCTTACTGATAGTGGAGGTTTTCAGGTATTTAGCTTAGGGGATTTAAGGAAAATATCTGAAGAAGGGGTGGAATTTAGATCCCATCTAGACGGTTCTAAACATTTTTTTACCCCTGAAAAAGTAATGGAAATCCAAAATGCCTTAGGTTCTGATATAATTATGGCCTTTGATGAGTGTATACCTTACCCTGCTACCTATGAATATGCAAAGAATTCTTTGGAGAGAACTACAAGATGGCTAAAACGCTGTATCGCAGCCCATAAAAATCCCCACAGTCAAGCTTTATTTGGGATTATTCAAGGTGGGATGTATTTAGACTTAAGGACTCAAAGTGCTGAAGAAATATTAGCCCTTGATTTACCTGGCTATGCTGTAGGGGGGTTAAGTGTAGGAGAACCTAAAGAAGAGATGTATAAAGTTTTAGAACACACAGTACCTATGATGCCTAAGGATAAGCCCCGTTATTTAATGGGAGTAGGTTCTGACGATGCACTTCTTGAAGGGGTATATAGGGGTATAGATATGTTTGACTGTGTTTTACCAACTAGAATTGCTAGAAATGGTACTGCTATGACTAGCCATGGACGGGTAGTAGTGAGAAATGCAGCGTACAGTGAAGATTTTACTCCATTAGATCATAATTGTGATTGTTATGTTTGTCAAAACTTTACTAGGGCATATATCAGACATTTAGTAAAATGTAATGAAATTTTAGGATTAAAGTTAATTTCTTATCATAATCTCTACTATTTGTTAGATTTTATGAGGAAAATCCGTCAAAGTATTTTAGATGGAACCTTTCCTCAGTATTATAAAGAAAAAATAAAACTTATAAATGAAGGGAGAGAAAAACAATGCAAGGATTATTAG
- the scfB gene encoding thioether cross-link-forming SCIFF peptide maturase, which translates to MKLQNYYKFSRKGINILIDIPSGAVHVIDKITDEIINQLEKGVKAEELVNVLKDYPQHEVKGALKELQELVEKNCLFTEDKGVEITKPNANIVKALCLHVAHDCNMRCKYCFASSGHFGGQRTLMDIEIAKKAVDFILEKSGPRKNCEIDFFGGEPLMNFPLIKEVITYAREREKEYNKHIRFTLTTNGLALTKEVQDFVNEHGLSTVLSLDGRKEVNDNMRKTVQGEGTYEHIIEKYREFIQSRNNRNYYVRGTYTAENLDFAEDVKHIVDQGFSEVSVEPVVVTEDKGYALTFQHLDKLKEEYWKLTDIYLEYYEKGKPFNFFHFNINIDGGPCAAKRVSGCGAGVEYLAIDPQGDIYPCHQFVGNKEFIMGNLNTIFTGDKIKETFLQSSLFEKEDCKQCWARYYCGGGCHANAYLYNKDLKKPYKLGCELQKIRTECSLYIEAVKAINKILK; encoded by the coding sequence TTGAAGCTACAAAATTATTATAAGTTTAGTAGAAAAGGTATTAACATTTTAATAGATATACCTTCTGGAGCTGTTCATGTAATAGATAAAATAACCGATGAAATCATAAATCAGTTAGAAAAAGGGGTAAAAGCCGAAGAATTAGTAAATGTTTTAAAAGATTATCCTCAACATGAAGTGAAGGGAGCTTTAAAGGAATTACAAGAATTAGTGGAGAAAAATTGTTTATTTACTGAGGATAAAGGAGTAGAAATAACTAAACCCAATGCTAATATAGTCAAAGCCCTATGCTTACATGTTGCCCACGATTGTAACATGAGGTGTAAATATTGTTTTGCTTCCAGTGGTCATTTTGGGGGACAAAGGACTTTGATGGATATAGAAATAGCCAAAAAAGCAGTGGACTTTATTTTGGAAAAATCTGGTCCTAGAAAAAATTGTGAGATTGACTTTTTCGGTGGAGAGCCATTGATGAATTTTCCCCTAATCAAAGAGGTGATTACTTATGCTAGGGAGAGGGAAAAGGAGTATAATAAACATATTAGATTTACATTAACTACCAATGGGTTGGCCCTCACTAAAGAAGTTCAGGATTTTGTTAATGAACATGGACTTAGTACTGTATTAAGTTTAGATGGTAGAAAAGAAGTCAATGACAATATGAGAAAAACTGTTCAAGGAGAAGGAACTTACGAACATATCATAGAGAAGTATAGAGAATTTATCCAAAGTAGAAATAATAGAAATTATTATGTTAGGGGAACATATACCGCTGAGAATCTTGATTTTGCCGAAGATGTTAAACACATTGTTGATCAAGGTTTTTCAGAAGTTTCCGTAGAGCCGGTGGTAGTTACTGAGGATAAAGGATATGCTTTGACCTTCCAACATTTAGATAAATTGAAGGAAGAATATTGGAAGTTGACAGATATCTATTTAGAGTACTATGAAAAGGGGAAACCTTTCAATTTTTTCCATTTTAATATTAACATTGATGGTGGACCTTGTGCCGCCAAAAGGGTAAGTGGCTGTGGAGCTGGAGTGGAATATTTAGCTATAGATCCCCAAGGGGATATTTATCCTTGTCATCAGTTTGTAGGTAATAAAGAGTTTATCATGGGGAATTTAAATACCATCTTTACCGGAGATAAGATTAAAGAAACCTTCCTTCAAAGTTCACTCTTTGAAAAAGAAGATTGCAAACAATGTTGGGCCCGTTATTACTGCGGTGGTGGTTGCCACGCCAATGCCTATTTATATAACAAAGATCTAAAGAAACCTTACAAACTAGGTTGTGAGTTACAAAAAATAAGAACAGAATGTAGTTTATATATTGAAGCAGTTAAAGCGATAAATAAAATCTTGAAATAA
- a CDS encoding chromate transporter translates to MLLLEIFLSFFKIGIISFGGGYAMIPLIQKEIIGIQGWLTTNEFLDIIAVAEMTPGPIAINSATYIGYKTAGVLGSIVATLGVVTPSFIAMVILAYIINKTKHLPQIKGALKGIVSGVIALIGYATYKMATGVEILQFYNLAICLGAFLIFHFTKKHPVLLLIGFGVIGIFIF, encoded by the coding sequence GTGCTGTTATTAGAGATTTTCTTATCCTTTTTTAAAATTGGAATTATTAGTTTCGGTGGGGGATATGCCATGATTCCCTTAATTCAAAAGGAGATAATTGGTATACAAGGATGGTTGACAACTAATGAGTTTTTAGATATTATTGCAGTGGCTGAAATGACCCCAGGCCCTATTGCCATTAACTCCGCAACTTATATTGGTTATAAAACAGCTGGAGTTTTAGGTTCGATAGTGGCTACTTTAGGAGTTGTCACACCATCATTTATCGCTATGGTTATTTTAGCCTATATTATCAATAAAACTAAGCATCTACCACAAATAAAGGGTGCTTTAAAGGGAATTGTATCAGGTGTTATTGCCCTTATTGGATATGCAACCTATAAAATGGCTACTGGAGTAGAAATTCTACAATTTTACAATTTGGCCATCTGTTTAGGAGCATTTTTAATATTTCATTTTACAAAAAAACACCCTGTACTGTTGTTAATTGGTTTCGGTGTTATAGGGATCTTTATATTTTAA
- a CDS encoding DUF2905 domain-containing protein: protein MNSGKYLIIIGGIILLLGIYLYFGGKLPPLFRLPGDIVYKGENTTIFIPITTMIIISLILNLILKIFK from the coding sequence ATGAATAGTGGGAAATACCTTATCATTATAGGTGGTATAATTTTATTGTTAGGTATTTACCTTTATTTTGGGGGAAAACTTCCGCCTTTATTTAGATTGCCAGGAGATATTGTTTATAAAGGGGAAAACACTACTATTTTTATTCCAATAACAACTATGATTATAATTTCTTTGATATTAAATTTAATTCTAAAGATATTCAAATAA
- the yajC gene encoding preprotein translocase subunit YajC — protein MQGLLETLIGFSPLILVFVFFWFFLIRPQKKQQEQRQKMLNELKKGDKIITIGGIYGTITEINDNKITIRIADKVEVKAEKYAVDKVL, from the coding sequence ATGCAAGGATTATTAGAAACATTAATAGGCTTTTCTCCATTAATCTTAGTCTTTGTGTTTTTCTGGTTTTTCTTAATTAGACCACAGAAAAAACAACAAGAACAACGACAAAAGATGTTAAATGAATTAAAAAAAGGTGATAAGATTATCACCATTGGTGGTATTTATGGGACAATTACAGAAATCAATGATAATAAGATAACAATTAGAATAGCAGATAAAGTTGAAGTTAAAGCAGAAAAATATGCAGTAGATAAAGTTCTTTAA
- a CDS encoding TIGR04086 family membrane protein gives MAKFRRSRKKKNYKPEGNAGIKSYLFGVGTSILVTFVLLLVWALVLSVSTIPESSGEIFGIFTIILSVFSGGFVCAMKQGKNGWLSGGIVGLIYFFVVIIIISSIPSLSLSLFSLVNLLLSFIIGGIGGTLALNL, from the coding sequence ATGGCGAAATTTCGTAGATCGCGAAAAAAGAAAAACTATAAACCAGAAGGGAATGCTGGTATTAAAAGCTATCTTTTTGGTGTCGGTACCAGTATCTTAGTGACCTTTGTGTTGCTACTTGTATGGGCTTTAGTCTTATCAGTATCAACAATACCAGAAAGTAGTGGTGAGATTTTTGGTATATTTACTATAATTCTCAGTGTTTTTTCTGGTGGTTTTGTTTGTGCTATGAAACAGGGGAAAAATGGTTGGCTAAGTGGTGGTATTGTAGGCCTTATCTACTTTTTTGTAGTAATAATTATTATATCTAGCATTCCTTCCTTAAGTTTATCTTTATTTTCTTTAGTAAATCTCCTTCTTTCCTTTATAATAGGGGGAATAGGAGGAACCTTAGCTCTAAATTTGTAA
- the ruvA gene encoding Holliday junction branch migration protein RuvA, giving the protein MIAFVRGTLLEIEGDSVVIDCGGLGYRIYTPTTTISQQIGDELLLHTYQLVREDDISLYGFVDKQQLNIFKKCISVSGIGPKSALGILNGLKIDQIYHGIHREDYSIFTKISGIGKKTAQRLVLELKDKIKIELENLQNLETIKNVGDDNKFNNLLLDQVIDALLSLGYKRKEVEDSVKRVITSGERDISVIIKEVLKEKGLGR; this is encoded by the coding sequence ATGATAGCCTTTGTTCGAGGTACTTTATTAGAAATAGAAGGAGATAGTGTTGTTATAGATTGTGGAGGGTTGGGGTACCGAATATATACCCCTACAACGACAATAAGTCAACAAATAGGGGATGAATTATTATTACATACCTATCAATTAGTTAGGGAAGATGATATCTCTTTATATGGTTTTGTAGATAAACAACAACTTAATATATTTAAAAAATGTATTTCTGTTTCAGGAATTGGTCCTAAAAGTGCTTTAGGTATTTTAAATGGACTTAAAATTGACCAAATTTATCATGGTATTCACAGAGAAGATTATAGCATTTTTACTAAAATATCCGGTATTGGTAAAAAGACAGCCCAACGTTTAGTATTAGAATTAAAGGATAAAATTAAAATTGAATTAGAAAATCTTCAAAACCTAGAAACTATAAAAAATGTAGGAGATGATAATAAATTCAACAACCTGCTATTAGATCAAGTAATAGATGCATTACTAAGTTTAGGATATAAACGAAAAGAAGTAGAAGATTCCGTAAAAAGGGTAATCACTTCAGGAGAAAGGGATATTAGTGTTATAATTAAAGAAGTACTTAAAGAAAAAGGTTTAGGGAGGTAA
- the scfA gene encoding six-cysteine ranthipeptide SCIFF, translating into MKHIITINKVIERVEIGCGECQTSCQSACKTSCTVGNQVCEKVAN; encoded by the coding sequence ATGAAACATATTATAACAATTAACAAAGTTATAGAAAGAGTAGAAATTGGATGCGGAGAGTGTCAAACTTCTTGTCAATCAGCGTGTAAAACTAGCTGTACTGTAGGTAATCAAGTATGCGAAAAAGTAGCCAATTAG